The Thunnus thynnus chromosome 13, fThuThy2.1, whole genome shotgun sequence genome segment TTTTACCAAAATACTGCAATCGTTTAAATGAAGTTTACAGATGCAGCAAGCTAAATGCACAGATATCCTGTAATATCATCTGCCCCTCACCTCGTCTTTGCTTGTGTACTCTACGATCTCTGTGCATAGATTGCTGGATTTGATGGTGCCCAGATTCTGCTGGTTGCTCTTTCTGTTGCAGGCGTCCTTGTAGAGCATGTATGGTGTGCCGGTTTCTGTCTGTGACTCGATGACGGCGTACCACAGCTGCTGAGCCTTCACCACACGCTTAGCCCTGCCTTCCTTCTCATACCTGAAGACAAACGGGAGTCATGGAACAGGTTAGCCCTGAACAAATGAGCCGTTTGTTAAGAACAGAGTTTAGCATGCTGGTCTTACCGAGTGTAGAGCTCCTCGAACTCCTCTCCCCAGCACTCCTCTAACCCAGGACATTCACTGGGACACATCAGGGACCAGTCCTACAAGAGCAGGAGAGGAACAATAAGTAGATAGTATATGGTGGACTATAAAATATATTGCTAAGTTCAAACAAAAACCTATGTGGGATCTGAAATAGGgagaaaattataataaataatattcaccTGATTGCTTTCCACTCGTTTCATAAAGAGGTCTGGGATCCACAGTGCGAAGAACAGGTCTCTGGCCCTCTGCTCCTCTTtacctgtgtttttcttcaactCCAAGAAGTCAAACACATCGGAATGCCACGGCTCCAGGTACACAGCGAAGGCCCCAGGTCTCTGAACAAGCAAACACAGAGTCAGGTGACTAAACATACTACCAGAAATGTCTAAAGAACAACAATTTCAGGCATTATTACACATCTTTGACAATTTGAGGTAGATCTCAATTCTTACCTTGTTGCCGCCCTGGTCAACATAACGTGCTGTATTGTTGTAGACTCTAAGCATAGGAACCAGCCCGTTGGATGTGCCGTTAGTCTGAAAAACAAGAACCACATGTTTTAAAAGTGTCATAATACAAAAAAAGCTCCTCTATATCTGCTTGATTAAACTCTCTGTGGTGTTCATTATACTCACCCCAGCAATATAGCCACCTGTTGCTCTGATACAGCTAACTGCCAGTCCAATACCTCCGGCTGATTTAGAGATGAGGGCACACTGTTTCAGTGTGTCGTAAATACCTTCAATACTGTCATCCTTCATGGCCAGCAAGAAACAACTgcaaaaacccaaacaaattgaatgagaaaaaaaaaatcaagtttaacAGACAGCATCAGGGCTTTCCTGACCTTCCTAACCTCGCTCATAGCCTACCAGTACCCAGATTTTTGCAGTCCTTACCTGGACAGCTGTGGCCTGTTGGTGCCAGCGTTGAACAGAGTAGGGGAGGCATGGGTGAACCACTTCTCTGACAGCAAGTTGTAGGTCTCAATGGCTGCATCAATGTCTCCTTTATGAATCCCGACAGCCACTCTCATTAGCATGTGCTGGGGTCTCTCAGCAACTACAGAAAAACAGgttaattaacaacaaaaacaaacttaaatatCCAACTAACAAAAGTCTCTGCAGCCATAAACATGCTTCTCAATAAGTTTTAGAACAAGCATCTCTTACCTTTGCCGTTAATCTTCAACAAATAAGACCTCTCAAGAGTCTATAGAGCAAAAGGACAAATTAGATTTATACTCCAAGGATCTGTGTGAGATGTTGAATGTAACTGGCCATTGAAATTACCTTAAAGCCGAAGAAGTTGTAAGAAAAGTCTCTGTCGAAAATGATGGCGGAGTTGAGGCGCTGCAAAAATGGAAGACAAGATGTTAAGAAATGCAAAATGTAACTGcaatgaaaatatgaacaaaatatgACACCGAATGTGACTTACAGCCTTGTTATCAAGGACAATGTCGAGCGTCTCCTTGGAGATCATAGGGGAGTGACGCTTATTTAACGGGTTGACATAGTTGTACAGGTCCTCCATCACATCTACAACAGCAAAAAGGGAAGAATGTGTATAATGTCAGTGAAAAGTGttgtgaacagtgaaacatcacATTGTGCAGAACCACCATTTATTATAAATCTTGCGCCAAATGGCATCATGATGTCCCATATTTAGAAATACATGTATAATATCATGTAACTCGCGGTGGAGTTGATCAGTATATTTGTTATATTAAGACTTGTACTCACCACTGAAGACTTTCTTGGTCTCTTTGTGCAGGTTAGACACGGCGATTCGTGCGGCCAGGATTGCATAGTCAGGATGTTTGGTGGTGAGGGTGGCGGCAGTCTCTGCTGCCAGAGTGTCCAGCTCCACAGTGGTGACTCCACTGTACAGACCCTGGATCACCTTCATCGTAATCTGAGCCTGCAGAAACGGGGATAAAGAGTTATAGAGTATATACAGTGTAGAGCCATCAGTCCAGAACttaatggggttttttttaaagtttttttttggattGACTTTTTAGATAACTTTAAAGTGGTTTGAACTTACAGGGTCCACAAAGTCAGAATTGAGCCCATAGCAGAGTTTCTGGATGCGAGATGTGATTTTATCAAAAGTAACTCCCTCCTGTCGTCCATcttaaatacaaaaagaaaacattagtCCTCAAGTTTAGTTATTTGGAAATGTTTCAATTAAGTTCTCAGTGTAGTTGATGAATGTAATTGCAGTGGTCAACACATATTCTGTTAGTTAGATTTCCTTTTCTGGTCAATTAACTCAAATGAGGCCCGCACTTAACACCTGTCTAGCCAGTTACTATGGTAGGCAGGaaatttattttgaaagtatCACCAAAAGGTGCCCAGCCAGCatgggcttacaagacactATGAACATGACAAACAAGAgcaataacataacataatgagagtgaaaaagaaagaacaaatatAATACACCTCCATACATGTCAATCAATGTCAAACCAAATGTGAACGCAGTCCTGCTCCTTAGGCATTACAGCTGTAATACATAACTCATATCTGAGACGCAGACTGTGCCTTTATCACATCAAACATAAAGTGCCCTCATATGCTGCTGTTAAGCATTTAACACAAACTGAGTTTGGTTTGTAAACAGGTACTGAAGTCTGAATTCATCAGACATAGAAAACAAATCAGGACATTCTGCAGACATTTTAGGGAAATGCCTACAGTATCTAAAAGTGTGATATAATGGACAATAGtacaaaaagtacattttatttttgatcacacagagacactttcTGTTCTCCCTTGGCATCGAACAGAAACATCCGGTTTCCACCACCAGAGGCAAGAAACCACATCTCAGCTGGGCACAGAAAGACCTCTATTTTTAACACTTTATTACAGACAATAGCATATACAATGCATATaggacacacaaagacacacacacaaacaacaacaacaacaacaacacatggcCCAGCAGTACAGGCAAAAATCCAAGAACAAGCCTCTTCATTCAAGTCTAAATCGTAACACCAACTTTAGCCAAAAATGCTCCAATATCAGACCTGCGAGGTCACAAAGGTTGTGTATAATAACACGGTCCTCAAAGCTTTAGAGttctttgaatattttatataatccACATATTCATTGACTTCATtcttaaaaacaggaaataatggTTTAGAACCACTGGATCTGCATTTGTGGATGTGATGTCTAGcaagtaaaaattaaatatttattataaaatatttcataaaaaaaattcttctgacattttctgtttatcaTTTTCAAATAGTCATGTACTGTGTACGTAAGTACAATGACAACAATAGGAAGACACCTTGCTACTTCGCGCCAACACAACAAATCCCGATAATAACCCTGTTACACACTCATTATAGAAGAAGACCCACAAGactaaagaacaaaaacagatcaCCAAATCCTGATAATCAATTCAAAGCCTCagctatttaaaaaatatatgctCAATGTCTTTGTTCTCTCATAATTGTAAGTTAGTCTTTGTTTAGTTTCTCGACGGGAAACTCACagcataaagaaaagaaaatacatttaagcaTCACTGAAACTGAGCTGAAGACTTAAATGTGGTGTCTCTTTGTAGTATTAACATGTATGACACcgtaaatacattttaagacGGAATCACGGAACTGCAAATCCCCCGCATTACAACATTGCATCACTTTGTATTtgataacaataatattaaagtTAGCTACCGTACCTCGCTTAATCACATGCATGTTGGCAGTAAAGCGTCTGGTTTCCTCTGTTTGTGTTATCTTCTCAGCTGGAAACTTGAAACGAAGAAGACAACAGTGAGACAAAGTTGTTACTGCCGGTTGTGACCCTGTGAGAACAATCAGCCGACACAGTTGAATCTCAAACTGAGAGCGCCAAATGCCGGCAGGCCAGTTACACTGCATTGTGTCAGCcgctcagccaatcagagaagaCGCCGGCAGACTTTTAGACCAATCAGAGCCTGGCACCCTGTCTTCTGGTCGCCTTTTCCGGCCGAAAACTGGCGGGATGTTTCCAAAGCAACAAGTTTAACTTGTATTATAAGGTGTATTTCAGCGGCGCAGCAACAGTGCGGTTTGATTCAACATAGACATGATAATGACGCTCCAACAACCACATATGAATGTCACTTCAGTTATAAACAGGGTGTTACTCACATAACTGTGGGTGTTTGCTTCCTTTCATGAAGTAACTACAGTAATACATGCTTAGATTAGATTGATACTGAAAATCCGCATTATGAATAAGCCTGTAAATCATGTATTATGAGGgtattaaaacaataacactAGGATGACGTCTATAACAATTATTATCATCAATTTCAGTGGCAattctgaaaaacaaatgtgcaCTTTCAAGtaaagtatataaaaatgactgaacagTATACAATATGTATGATAATGTGTTAGTAGTCAACTATCACAGGCAAGTCTTCAAGATATTCTGCAGTGTTTTAGTGAATGTTTTGCTGTTGATTATTTGACTAGATAATATTGGTCTGTTTGataatcagcagctattttaaATCATCAGTCAGTTTTAACCCATCACAAACATATATCAAGTTAGATAAGTTAATATCTGTAAAATggcttttttaatatttatttttgttgtatttacacACACGTAAGACtgcataaaatcaaaataataaaaataaaagatgtgaCAGCAGAGGTCAAGAATCCACAGGCTTATACAACGGAGCTCCCCTCAAGTTAAAGATTCagtatgtaggaatcagaagttccttctcattagtggtTTTGTGTGCTTATTACAACCTTTGGACTACCAACAGGTAAAACAAAAGGGGTATGCTATGTTCTGCTATTGCTccggagcttgttttctgctcctttgttgaggaaataatgttttagctctgtgtgtgcttgGGAGTGGGCGACTTGTCATTGCaggggtgttttgttgtgaaatgtgttgtggTTGATGGAGGCAGTTTCATCATGGTACATCATGGTGCTGCATGGTGTTTCTAGTCGGATAGCaccgtttttgttgtgttgttgtgtggttATGCCGGTTGTTTGTTGACGTTAGCGGGTGAGAGGCAAGGCACTTGATAGCATgcaaaaatgtcacttctgtTGGATTTTTGCACTGGAGACTTCAAATTTCcgcatcacacttgtataagttgaatactggaccaagattggctccaaactagttgtgatgtcacaaatcatgttctTAGGCCCACCCTTTAAAATCGGATTTtcagtgatcacagagaaactttccactttcagcagataaatgtggtgtgaaagaaaattgaatagtaggttatcattttataaatcttttgtatatatgttacaaatgttttcaaactaaggagtcaatgtttgttatcaactgaatgtgatgtaatgtcatcgTCATTTTGGGgatacatgttggtgaagaaagGGCTAGtaggctagttgaactcttgaacctgtttctatctgagggttgcttgctgacctctggggttagctagagatatctttgtcttaagcctgCCGTTTTAgagaccatacttgtttgtaagaaggtgtaatggtttgtggaagtgtccatttagggaccagactgtttttagctttgcttctggagaggtataaagtTGTCTAGTTTGAGTTCACAAActttagagaaagggctggctttagggaaagggccagctgaacaacatgctttctctccaaaaatacaagatgattgtttttttgtttgtgtttggacatttgtataattgttactgatgatgtgatggattgtacagtgtttacaactgcttcaacaagtaacaatgtttaatgctttctttatgtctccatgtgCCTTCTTTCTCgagagaaaatttccacaacagtGGAAACAGCCTCTAGTGTCATACTCTGCAcagacatcattctgcacagtgaaactcaaacattcaactgtaggaacaagaagaaaaacatatttttgagtggagggggactttaaggagaacaacaaacaataacaaaaaaggaaaaaaataaaagcaaaaaaagtcaGCTAACATAATTTaggaaaatacaacaataaataaatgacaagaaAGTCAAGGTCACTTTTATTGTCTCCTGGAGGAGAAAGCAACAACATCACAATAAGAACAATctaagaaaacacaataaataagaACACACCTAAACTGCAGACGCTGGcccaagattaaaaaaaatcatcaaaaccaTTCACTCTATTAAAAAACTGCAGTCAagcagtttttgtctttttgtcaagACAAAAATATCTCAAACATTCACACTTTAgtaaacaaatgacaaacaatCTTACTTTACAGAAGCACACACAATGAACAGACTAACTAACCAATCAGTAGAAACTATCcaataataactaaataaatgcCAAAACATTGCCTTGCTGGAGCCACCAGTGACTCCAGTATAACATTCAACCTGAAAAAATAAGAGTCGACTCCAAGTCACAGACTAGCATATCctagcttttattttgaagacaAACAGCACAACAATACCGGAAGTGGCCTTCTTAGTTTTGTTGCAAACGCTAATGGCCCCGGAACGATAAAGAAGCAGCACTCCGAAGATGGCCGGAGTGTTTGAGGTGGAGGTTGATGGTGTAGAGCACGACCATGGACCGGAGCATCACGAGGAACCGATCCAGGTGAGAGTAACGGCTTCGGGATGGATTAAACAGATACCCCGGAGCTCCGTGTTAGCTTCTCCTCCTAGGCTTAGTTTAGCCCAACGTCAGCAGCTAGCCGCCGCTTAGCCATCTGCTACCAAGCACTAGAGTCTGCAGAAAGTGATTTGACCAGCGAAGGTAAATGAATGAGCTTCAGTCGACAAATCAACAGCTTTTTAGTCTGCTAAGATTGCTAGTTAACGTTCATATCGTGTAGTTAGTTGTCACCAGGTTAAAATAGAAACACAAGTCGTAGTTGTCTGAagtttttccaccactgtgttTACTGTAGCATTCAGAAACGCTGTCACAGCCGGATTAATGAACTCTACACATAAAGCTGATGTGGCTGATGGGAGTCAAAGGTCACATATTATTGCCTTTACTGTGCTAAAGTGGTTATCAGTGTCAAGTCAGGGGAAGCGACCCAACTACTTCCGGTGGCATTTCAACCCAAACCTATATGTCACAGCCGCTGACAGTGTGCCTGTTAAAGGTTATTACAAGCTGTCATGTGGCTGCAGTTACTAAATGTGCAGCAGAGGCAGAATCAGTTGACAAAATACACGTTGTATCCTCATGTTTGGTTCACTGATGAGATAAATGCATTTGGCTTGAATGAAAATCTTCTACTTTTCCTGCCTCTCAGTTTGTAAAGTGCTCAAAAGAACATAGTCTTTCAAGATGTTCTAATCTGCTATGAGGGAAATAGAAAAGTGTGTGCATTTCATACCATATCTAGTCCT includes the following:
- the LOC137195439 gene encoding ribonucleoside-diphosphate reductase large subunit, whose product is MHVIKRDGRQEGVTFDKITSRIQKLCYGLNSDFVDPAQITMKVIQGLYSGVTTVELDTLAAETAATLTTKHPDYAILAARIAVSNLHKETKKVFSDVMEDLYNYVNPLNKRHSPMISKETLDIVLDNKARLNSAIIFDRDFSYNFFGFKTLERSYLLKINGKVAERPQHMLMRVAVGIHKGDIDAAIETYNLLSEKWFTHASPTLFNAGTNRPQLSSCFLLAMKDDSIEGIYDTLKQCALISKSAGGIGLAVSCIRATGGYIAGTNGTSNGLVPMLRVYNNTARYVDQGGNKRPGAFAVYLEPWHSDVFDFLELKKNTGKEEQRARDLFFALWIPDLFMKRVESNQDWSLMCPSECPGLEECWGEEFEELYTRYEKEGRAKRVVKAQQLWYAVIESQTETGTPYMLYKDACNRKSNQQNLGTIKSSNLCTEIVEYTSKDEVAVCNLASIALNMYVTPERTFDFKKLLSVTKVIVKNLNKIIDINYYPVPEAERSNKRHRPIGIGVQGLADAFILMRYPFESQEAQLLNIQIFETIYYAALEASCELAAELGPYETYAGSPVSKGILQYDMWGQTPTDLWDWKALKEKIAKHGVRNSLLMAPMPTASTAQILGNNESIEAYTSNIYTRRVLSGEFQIVNPHLLKDLTERGLWSDEMKNQLIAQNGSIQDIEEIPDDLKQLYKTVWEISQKTVLKMAADRGAYIDQSQSLNIHIAEPNYGKLTSMHFYGWKLGLKTGMYYLRTKPAANPIQFTLNKEKLKEAQSAKSEEEETKERNTAAMVCSLANKDECLMCGS